Proteins encoded together in one Thermophilibacter immobilis window:
- a CDS encoding MarR family winged helix-turn-helix transcriptional regulator — translation MEDAEPYATLAHELFESLDRLGHRLTPVARNSLHGETAVMWTLSRAGGSLMPSELAATLHVSSARVANILRSLEKKHWVTRQHSLIDRRRVTVSLTEKGEDICQQREAQRNQLLISFLSKLGKEDSRELVRILRKSCTIIGAREQKETQVI, via the coding sequence ATGGAGGATGCCGAACCCTACGCAACCCTTGCCCACGAGCTCTTCGAGAGCCTCGATCGCCTCGGCCACCGCCTCACGCCCGTGGCGCGCAACTCCTTACATGGGGAGACGGCCGTGATGTGGACCCTCAGCAGAGCCGGGGGCTCCCTGATGCCCAGTGAGCTCGCTGCGACGTTGCACGTCTCGAGCGCACGGGTCGCCAACATCCTGCGCTCCCTCGAGAAGAAGCACTGGGTCACCCGCCAGCACTCCCTCATCGACCGGCGGCGTGTCACGGTCAGCCTCACAGAGAAGGGCGAGGACATCTGCCAGCAGCGCGAGGCCCAACGTAACCAGCTCCTTATCAGCTTTCTTAGCAAGCTCGGAAAAGAGGACTCGAGGGAGCTCGTCCGCATCCTACGCAAATCGTGCACCATCATCGGGGCTCGCGAGCAGAAGGAAACCCAGGTCATATGA
- a CDS encoding TetR family transcriptional regulator produces the protein MTRRAGANADETRVRLTHAASSEFLDRGFEGSSLRRICAAAGVTTGALYCFFESKEDLFNKVVGPTMELIRSVIDAHYAKERSLMAFERSVRIGEEIPSTQANVNLYDDDLDAIRSMVRIMFEHREVVRLVLASRERPLVATFFGELASLIEGQTVCLLDFWDPRLRTTRAFGPSVVRWSSLQQVNMVLYVFDSATEAGEATELAVQLATAIEASFYTLLDRACREIGIEGSPEQAFMEVRAQWPGGTGLPPIYEDLATT, from the coding sequence GTGACGAGAAGGGCCGGCGCGAATGCCGACGAGACCAGGGTGCGTCTGACGCACGCCGCCTCGTCCGAGTTTCTCGACCGTGGCTTCGAGGGGTCGTCCCTGCGACGCATCTGTGCTGCGGCGGGCGTGACCACCGGTGCCCTGTACTGCTTCTTTGAGAGCAAGGAGGACCTGTTCAACAAGGTCGTTGGCCCGACCATGGAGCTCATTCGCTCTGTCATCGACGCCCACTACGCCAAGGAGCGCAGCTTGATGGCCTTTGAGCGCAGCGTGCGCATCGGCGAGGAGATTCCCTCCACCCAGGCGAACGTGAACCTCTACGACGACGACCTCGACGCCATCCGGAGCATGGTCCGCATCATGTTCGAGCATCGCGAGGTCGTCCGCCTCGTGCTGGCCAGCCGAGAGAGGCCGCTCGTGGCCACGTTCTTCGGGGAGCTCGCCAGCCTCATCGAGGGCCAGACCGTCTGCCTCCTTGACTTCTGGGACCCACGCCTGCGCACTACAAGGGCCTTTGGGCCGTCGGTCGTCCGCTGGTCCTCCCTCCAGCAGGTGAACATGGTGCTGTATGTCTTCGACAGCGCCACCGAGGCCGGCGAGGCCACCGAGCTCGCGGTGCAGCTCGCCACCGCCATCGAGGCCTCGTTCTATACTCTGCTCGATCGCGCGTGCCGGGAGATTGGCATCGAGGGGAGCCCCGAGCAGGCCTTCATGGAGGTGCGGGCGCAGTGGCCCGGCGGGACGGGCCTTCCACCGATCTACGAGGATCTTGCCACGACATAG
- a CDS encoding ABC transporter ATP-binding protein has protein sequence MPEMEQATQGTAFVKVQDVKKVYGAGGALTQALRGATLEVPQGEVCVILGASGSGKSTLLNIIGGLEPADAGGVSVGEWDLTDKGQRELVEYRRSMLGFVFQSYNLIGNLTVRENVAVCRYLSADPLDEGALLDACGLAGLERRYPPQLSGGQQQRVSIARALIKNPPLLLCDEPTGALDSTTAKDVLALIERVNRRWGTTVLMVTHNEDIARMAHLVARLW, from the coding sequence ATGCCAGAGATGGAACAGGCCACGCAGGGCACCGCATTCGTGAAGGTACAGGACGTGAAGAAGGTCTACGGGGCAGGCGGGGCGCTCACCCAGGCCCTGCGCGGGGCGACCCTCGAGGTGCCCCAGGGCGAGGTCTGCGTGATCTTGGGGGCTTCGGGGTCGGGCAAGTCCACGCTGCTCAACATCATCGGCGGCCTGGAGCCGGCCGATGCCGGGGGCGTGTCCGTGGGGGAGTGGGACCTCACCGACAAGGGCCAGCGCGAGCTCGTGGAGTACCGCCGCAGCATGCTCGGCTTCGTGTTCCAGAGCTACAACCTCATCGGCAACCTGACGGTGCGCGAGAACGTCGCGGTCTGCCGCTACCTCTCCGCTGACCCGCTCGACGAGGGGGCGCTGCTCGACGCCTGCGGCCTCGCGGGGCTCGAGCGCCGCTATCCCCCGCAGCTCTCCGGCGGCCAGCAGCAGCGCGTCTCCATCGCGCGGGCGCTCATCAAGAACCCGCCGCTCCTGCTCTGCGACGAGCCCACCGGCGCGCTCGACTCAACCACGGCCAAGGACGTGCTCGCGCTCATCGAGCGGGTGAACCGGCGCTGGGGCACCACGGTGCTCATGGTCACGCACAACGAGGACATCGCGCGGATGGCCCATCTGGTCGCCCGGCTGTGGTAG
- a CDS encoding ABC transporter permease has translation MQAILLRHALRELRAHAARYVSLPALTILATYLVVSILAAAQSVIATTTGAAARNALEDGQFTLARTLTDEERDELVDAGVSVEAEPSLDFTVRNAAGTDATLRLLANRTDIDRVDVAAGRAAQGADEALVERRYAEVNGINAGDTLELGGRTLTVVGIGISPDYELCVREPSDAYAEASAFGTIFVTSQTYDELRDAGAASTAETLTYAYRFDASEATLPARDQVTTNADLRVWLRDHVGAALSGFMTAQDNPRVLAAADDVSINVRVSLFAGVIVFALVAYAVSVFVAHTVESERRSIGTLRALGVSSAQLVVAYALLATLMCLAGGIIGTALGYSGPGMSMTTDSTTGYYSVPNLQTAYVPWVVAHGLAMPPAIALVVNVIALRRLLSPPVLALLGDGPARAGEGSSRRRAPRGRADRIERAGFFRAFQLAQLSRDRRGVLAVLGGLFVSLLVLVLSLDCLVLASSAKTITADTITYERMYLLSDSSAKLPDDAEPAFVRGFTTTVDGYSMDVSVIGIEDANPYFPAVDDLHADEVNVGSITAQKLGLAPGDDFYLTDAATGSSYRLTVRDVVDYDSGLVCFMGAAGMRELFGMPAGYANVAYAAHPLDLDADAVFSTTTRDNLLSAVDAVSEQMGPMVATLMSASVAIALVVLYQMTKVMVDRSSQGIALMRVFGYRAREVRRLYLNGSLALVALTTPVLIVAAKAVIDAAYPSFIANVVIPFNVAWPAWLYAVVYAGVLVAYLLVRTLLVRHVNSVSPREVLGADA, from the coding sequence ATGCAGGCGATCCTTCTCCGTCACGCCCTGCGCGAGCTGCGCGCGCACGCCGCGCGCTACGTCTCGCTGCCGGCGCTGACGATCCTCGCCACCTACCTGGTGGTGTCCATCCTGGCGGCGGCGCAGTCCGTCATCGCCACCACCACGGGCGCAGCGGCGAGAAACGCCCTCGAGGACGGCCAGTTCACCCTCGCGCGCACGCTCACGGACGAGGAGCGAGACGAGCTCGTGGACGCCGGCGTGAGCGTGGAGGCCGAGCCCTCACTCGACTTCACGGTGAGAAACGCTGCCGGCACCGACGCCACCTTGCGCCTGCTCGCCAACCGCACGGACATCGACCGGGTGGACGTGGCGGCCGGCCGCGCGGCCCAGGGCGCGGACGAGGCGCTCGTCGAGCGACGCTACGCCGAGGTCAACGGCATCAACGCGGGCGACACGCTCGAGCTGGGCGGCCGCACGCTCACGGTCGTGGGTATTGGCATCTCTCCCGACTACGAGCTGTGCGTGCGCGAGCCCTCCGACGCCTACGCGGAGGCCTCCGCCTTTGGCACCATCTTCGTGACGAGCCAGACCTACGACGAGCTGCGCGACGCGGGCGCGGCCAGCACCGCCGAGACGCTCACCTACGCCTACCGCTTCGATGCGAGCGAGGCGACGCTACCCGCCCGCGACCAGGTCACGACCAATGCGGACCTGCGCGTCTGGCTGCGCGACCACGTGGGTGCCGCGCTCAGCGGGTTCATGACCGCCCAGGACAACCCGCGCGTCCTCGCGGCGGCCGACGACGTCTCCATCAACGTTCGCGTGAGCCTCTTCGCGGGCGTGATCGTGTTCGCCCTCGTTGCCTACGCAGTCTCGGTGTTCGTGGCGCACACGGTGGAGTCCGAGAGGCGCTCGATCGGAACGCTGCGCGCCCTCGGCGTGAGCTCCGCGCAGCTCGTGGTGGCCTACGCGCTTCTCGCCACGCTGATGTGCCTGGCGGGCGGTATCATCGGCACGGCTCTGGGCTACTCGGGACCCGGCATGTCGATGACGACGGACTCGACCACGGGGTACTACTCGGTTCCCAACCTCCAGACGGCCTACGTGCCCTGGGTCGTCGCCCATGGCCTGGCGATGCCGCCGGCCATCGCGCTCGTGGTGAACGTCATCGCCCTGAGGCGGCTCCTGAGCCCGCCGGTGCTGGCACTTCTGGGCGACGGCCCCGCGCGTGCGGGCGAGGGGTCGTCTCGTCGCCGCGCCCCGCGCGGGCGCGCGGACCGGATCGAGCGCGCGGGATTCTTCCGCGCCTTCCAGCTGGCCCAGCTCTCCCGTGACCGGCGCGGCGTCCTGGCCGTCCTGGGGGGACTCTTCGTGAGCCTGCTCGTCCTCGTGCTCTCCCTCGACTGCCTCGTGCTGGCGAGCAGCGCCAAGACCATCACCGCGGACACGATCACCTACGAGCGGATGTACCTGCTGAGCGACAGCTCCGCGAAGCTGCCGGACGACGCCGAGCCCGCCTTTGTCCGGGGCTTCACCACGACGGTGGACGGCTACTCGATGGACGTTTCCGTGATCGGCATCGAGGACGCAAACCCCTACTTCCCGGCCGTGGACGACCTGCACGCCGACGAGGTGAACGTGGGCAGCATCACGGCGCAGAAGCTCGGGCTCGCCCCCGGGGACGACTTCTACCTCACCGACGCGGCGACCGGCTCGAGCTACCGCCTCACGGTGCGCGACGTGGTGGACTACGACTCCGGTCTCGTCTGCTTCATGGGCGCCGCGGGCATGCGTGAGCTCTTTGGAATGCCCGCGGGCTATGCCAACGTGGCCTACGCCGCGCACCCGCTCGACCTTGACGCGGACGCGGTCTTCTCGACCACCACCCGGGACAACCTGCTCTCTGCCGTTGACGCCGTCTCCGAACAGATGGGGCCCATGGTCGCGACCCTCATGAGCGCCTCGGTGGCCATCGCCCTCGTGGTGCTCTACCAGATGACCAAGGTCATGGTGGACCGCTCGAGTCAGGGGATCGCCCTGATGCGCGTCTTTGGGTACCGCGCCCGCGAGGTGCGCCGCCTCTACCTCAACGGCTCGCTCGCCCTCGTGGCGCTGACCACGCCCGTGCTCATCGTGGCCGCCAAGGCCGTGATCGACGCGGCCTACCCGAGCTTCATCGCCAACGTGGTCATACCGTTCAACGTGGCGTGGCCAGCATGGCTCTACGCGGTCGTCTACGCAGGCGTGCTCGTGGCGTACCTGCTCGTGCGCACCCTGCTCGTGCGGCACGTGAACAGCGTGTCCCCGCGCGAGGTGCTGGGCGCGGACGCGTAG
- a CDS encoding M20 family metallopeptidase, producing MTVTARTDKNEDEAWRLTAELVRIDSSDPGAYEDQIERFVKAWLEERVARLPQELAEKVRIQELEVLPGRRDLMASIPGTFAEPCLVYSCHMDTVTLGDGWGPGLDPLGGIVRDARLYGRGSCDMKSGLASSLVAFSRVLEEVGRRAGLPRRGLSLLCSVDEEDFMRGIEAALDAGWVGRNEWVLDTEPTDAQIQVAHKGRTWFELTMDGVTAHASQPWKGADAIAAMAEAVSHIRRAIEDQPVHDELGRSTVTFGQIEGGYRPYVVPDSCKVWIDLRLVPPCDTKAATRIVEDAIAAAEAAVPGARGSYVITGDRPAIERDPDSPLLAALVAATGRVCGSPAEVSVFTGYTDTAVIAGKTGNRTCLSYGPGSLALAHKPNEYVPHADVRRAQAVLTDLALTTCF from the coding sequence ATGACGGTAACGGCGCGAACGGACAAGAACGAGGACGAGGCCTGGCGGCTGACGGCCGAGCTGGTGCGCATCGACAGCTCAGACCCGGGGGCCTACGAGGACCAGATCGAGCGGTTCGTCAAGGCCTGGCTCGAGGAGCGCGTCGCACGCCTGCCCCAGGAGCTTGCCGAGAAGGTCCGCATCCAGGAGCTCGAGGTGCTGCCTGGCCGGCGCGACCTCATGGCGAGCATCCCCGGGACCTTCGCCGAGCCGTGCCTCGTCTACAGCTGCCATATGGACACCGTGACGCTCGGCGACGGCTGGGGCCCCGGCCTCGATCCTCTCGGCGGCATTGTGCGCGACGCGCGGCTCTACGGTCGCGGCTCCTGCGACATGAAGAGCGGCCTTGCCAGCTCGCTGGTGGCCTTCTCGCGCGTGCTCGAGGAGGTCGGGCGGCGGGCCGGGCTGCCTCGGCGCGGCCTCTCCCTTCTGTGCTCGGTCGACGAGGAGGACTTCATGCGCGGCATCGAGGCCGCGCTCGACGCCGGCTGGGTCGGCCGCAACGAGTGGGTCCTCGACACCGAACCCACCGACGCGCAGATCCAGGTGGCCCATAAGGGCCGCACCTGGTTCGAGCTCACGATGGACGGCGTCACGGCACACGCGAGCCAGCCGTGGAAGGGCGCCGACGCCATTGCGGCCATGGCCGAGGCCGTGAGCCATATCCGTCGCGCCATCGAGGACCAGCCCGTCCACGACGAGCTCGGGCGCTCGACCGTGACCTTTGGGCAGATCGAGGGCGGCTACCGCCCCTACGTGGTGCCCGACTCCTGCAAGGTGTGGATCGACCTCAGGCTCGTGCCGCCCTGCGACACGAAGGCGGCCACGCGCATCGTCGAAGACGCCATCGCGGCGGCCGAGGCTGCGGTGCCCGGGGCCCGGGGCTCCTACGTCATCACTGGCGACCGCCCCGCCATCGAGCGCGACCCGGACTCGCCGCTTCTCGCCGCCCTCGTGGCCGCCACCGGGCGCGTCTGCGGAAGCCCGGCCGAGGTGAGCGTCTTCACCGGCTACACCGACACGGCCGTCATCGCCGGAAAGACCGGCAACCGCACCTGCCTGTCCTACGGGCCCGGCTCGCTGGCGCTCGCGCACAAGCCCAACGAGTACGTCCCCCACGCCGACGTCCGCCGCGCCCAGGCCGTGCTCACGGACCTCGCGCTCACGACCTGCTTCTAG
- a CDS encoding TerB N-terminal domain-containing protein: MADIDALIEQILAASRSRGGGAFSSPRVYQDEPLIRRGSQMPNYLPKPCQQMRALARTPQARAWSSARLFVEQARLVAGYEDDFPYHGTFSSYFPTYDAMSDPQLRGYFTWRTHVRHGRVEKTSAAFAYVRLYELINGVGVEPGEPAFAALESFWKSYREVEPSLDRYARPWLVDYVVYHGLDARLAAAYMDAAHDRAVFVLARAARRALAEPPAKGRRHAERAYGTDPAADDELFAALDALSTYRPQESRLFKDAPEDLMRVSCAVFDRLTRYYRSSRTQGLVESLFGTRHPMPHLMFASALFYPGARHEDCVYELDETRHYECRGGIWTCDGLHDGGGRSSKLGQVLRATDRQLRAALDYPHALKERGDPKYLVRLIDREVGDYLEWKRAHAPRHVQIDLSQLSKIRATAAVTCESLLVDEEREAQDLEEAAAAPVEEPMGELAALSADKALLGLAPEELAFLRALLDGQAPAAAGSADLMVDAINEKLFDLLGDTALEFGPDGAPRVIEDYCDDVRQALGADA; encoded by the coding sequence GTGGCCGACATAGACGCGCTCATAGAGCAGATCCTCGCCGCCAGCAGAAGCCGAGGCGGAGGCGCCTTCTCGAGCCCCCGGGTCTACCAGGACGAGCCCCTCATCCGTCGCGGCTCGCAGATGCCCAACTACCTGCCCAAGCCCTGCCAACAGATGCGCGCCCTCGCACGCACGCCGCAGGCCCGCGCCTGGTCGAGCGCGCGGCTCTTCGTGGAGCAGGCGCGCCTCGTGGCCGGCTACGAGGACGACTTCCCCTATCACGGCACCTTCTCGAGCTACTTCCCCACCTACGACGCCATGAGCGACCCGCAGCTGCGCGGCTACTTCACGTGGCGGACGCACGTGCGCCACGGTCGCGTGGAGAAGACCTCGGCGGCGTTTGCCTACGTCCGCCTCTACGAGCTCATCAACGGCGTCGGCGTGGAGCCCGGCGAGCCGGCCTTCGCCGCGCTCGAGTCCTTCTGGAAGAGCTATCGGGAAGTCGAGCCCTCCCTGGACCGCTACGCGCGCCCCTGGCTCGTCGACTACGTGGTCTACCACGGGCTCGACGCCCGACTGGCCGCCGCCTACATGGACGCCGCGCATGACCGCGCCGTCTTTGTCCTCGCTCGGGCGGCTCGGCGCGCGCTCGCCGAGCCGCCCGCGAAGGGGCGCCGCCACGCCGAGCGCGCCTACGGAACGGACCCCGCCGCAGACGACGAGCTCTTTGCCGCGCTTGACGCGCTCTCCACCTATCGGCCCCAAGAGTCGCGCCTCTTCAAGGACGCGCCCGAAGACCTGATGCGCGTGAGCTGCGCCGTCTTCGATCGCCTGACGCGCTACTATCGCAGCAGCCGCACGCAGGGCCTCGTGGAGAGCCTCTTTGGCACGCGCCACCCCATGCCCCACCTCATGTTCGCGTCGGCCCTGTTCTATCCGGGCGCACGCCACGAGGACTGCGTCTACGAGCTCGACGAGACCCGCCACTACGAGTGCCGCGGGGGCATCTGGACCTGCGACGGGCTCCATGACGGGGGCGGGCGCAGCTCCAAGCTCGGCCAGGTCCTGCGCGCAACGGACCGACAGCTGCGCGCCGCGCTGGACTATCCCCACGCGCTCAAGGAGCGCGGGGACCCCAAGTACCTCGTGAGGCTCATCGACCGAGAGGTAGGGGACTACCTGGAGTGGAAGCGCGCGCACGCCCCGCGCCACGTGCAGATCGACCTCTCCCAGTTGTCGAAGATTCGCGCGACGGCAGCGGTGACCTGCGAGAGCCTCCTTGTGGACGAGGAGCGTGAGGCGCAGGACCTGGAAGAGGCAGCGGCCGCTCCGGTCGAGGAGCCGATGGGCGAACTTGCGGCGCTGTCCGCCGACAAGGCGCTCCTCGGCCTTGCCCCCGAGGAGCTTGCGTTTCTCCGCGCGCTGCTCGACGGCCAGGCCCCAGCCGCCGCCGGCTCGGCCGACCTCATGGTCGACGCCATCAACGAGAAGCTCTTTGACCTGCTCGGCGACACGGCCCTCGAGTTTGGCCCCGACGGCGCCCCCCGCGTCATAGAGGACTACTGCGACGACGTGCGCCAGGCGCTCGGCGCCGACGCCTGA
- the yaaA gene encoding peroxide stress protein YaaA, protein MSQTLRIIASPAKKMRVQDAPPWPVREAAFLGRSEELACALRGLTLPEAQGLWRCSDRLAVLNYERLRGMDLTRGVTAAAVAYEGIQYQHLAAGVMDERELAWLDTHLRILSGLYGMLRPLDGVVPYRLEMQARLSVGDARDLYAFWGDALYEALARECDLVVNVASVEYARAVTRWVRPDGPQVLTCLFGTMREGRLRQCATEAKTARGTFIRWCAERGAQDPAELEEFDQRGYALDRNLSDEGALVFVRATSSR, encoded by the coding sequence ATGTCCCAGACGCTGCGCATCATCGCCTCTCCCGCAAAGAAGATGCGGGTCCAGGACGCACCGCCCTGGCCGGTGCGCGAGGCGGCGTTTCTGGGCCGGTCGGAGGAGCTCGCCTGCGCCCTGCGAGGCCTGACGCTTCCGGAGGCGCAGGGGCTCTGGCGCTGCAGCGACCGCCTTGCCGTTCTCAACTACGAGCGGCTGCGAGGCATGGACCTCACGCGCGGCGTCACCGCGGCCGCCGTGGCCTATGAGGGCATCCAGTACCAGCATCTGGCCGCCGGGGTAATGGACGAGCGGGAGCTCGCCTGGCTCGACACCCACCTGCGCATCCTCTCGGGGCTCTACGGTATGCTGCGCCCCCTCGACGGCGTGGTCCCCTATCGCCTGGAAATGCAGGCGCGCCTTTCCGTGGGCGACGCGCGCGACCTCTACGCGTTCTGGGGAGACGCGCTCTACGAGGCCCTGGCCCGGGAGTGCGACCTCGTGGTCAACGTGGCCTCCGTCGAGTACGCCCGCGCCGTCACGCGCTGGGTGCGACCCGACGGACCGCAGGTCCTGACCTGCCTCTTTGGCACCATGCGCGAGGGACGCCTGAGACAGTGCGCCACCGAGGCCAAGACCGCGCGCGGCACCTTCATTCGCTGGTGCGCCGAGCGCGGCGCGCAGGACCCGGCAGAGCTCGAGGAGTTCGACCAGCGTGGCTATGCGCTCGACCGGAACCTCTCCGACGAGGGGGCCCTCGTCTTCGTGCGTGCGACATCCTCTCGGTGA
- a CDS encoding DUF554 family protein has product MGLGTIINVACIVAGGLVGLLGRGCLLAALPVAVLQGSFTALAHLLEPVMTAAVLGNLSLVGSILIFCVGVNLAWPRTFKPANMLPAVVVATAPAFVG; this is encoded by the coding sequence ATGGGGTTGGGCACCATCATCAACGTGGCCTGCATCGTTGCGGGAGGGCTCGTGGGGCTCCTCGGGCGCGGCTGCCTCCTCGCGGCGCTGCCCGTGGCGGTCCTCCAGGGGTCCTTCACGGCCCTCGCCCACCTGCTCGAGCCGGTCATGACGGCCGCGGTGCTGGGCAACCTCTCGCTCGTGGGATCGATACTCATCTTCTGCGTAGGCGTGAATCTCGCGTGGCCACGCACCTTCAAGCCGGCCAACATGCTGCCCGCCGTGGTCGTGGCCACGGCGCCCGCCTTCGTGGGCTAG
- a CDS encoding spermidine synthase — translation MPNGNRRRLAALVAGVVAAAALARRALVLDAHLLRTMAGPALVYTTRDADGAPLRVLRTGDVYQSATYLGERRMEPPFAYHRSFARAFDLVPDARRLLVIGGGGFAFPKLVATEHPRVRTDAVEVDPAVVEAARRWFFLDEAIATQRAGGGELSVIVDDGRRFLDRATAGSYDVMVVDAFVGSEPVASLATAEAAASARRALGPKGVYLANVVSREGGADVGFLRGAVATLATAFAHVSVVCATDEARAGEDNYLVIASAAALDLPDAIAYDADFLGPVLRDADL, via the coding sequence GTGCCCAATGGAAACAGACGTCGCCTCGCCGCCCTCGTCGCGGGCGTCGTGGCCGCGGCCGCCCTCGCTCGGCGCGCGCTCGTCTTGGACGCGCACCTCCTGCGCACGATGGCGGGACCGGCCCTCGTCTACACGACGCGCGACGCGGACGGAGCGCCCCTGCGGGTCCTGCGCACCGGGGACGTCTACCAGTCGGCCACCTACCTTGGCGAGCGGCGCATGGAGCCGCCCTTTGCCTACCATCGCTCGTTCGCCCGGGCCTTCGACCTCGTGCCCGACGCGCGTCGGCTCCTCGTGATCGGGGGAGGCGGCTTTGCGTTTCCCAAGCTCGTGGCCACCGAGCATCCCCGCGTGCGCACGGACGCCGTGGAGGTGGACCCCGCCGTGGTCGAGGCCGCGCGCCGCTGGTTCTTCCTGGACGAGGCCATAGCGACGCAGCGCGCGGGCGGCGGGGAGCTCAGCGTCATCGTGGACGACGGGCGTCGCTTCCTGGACCGCGCGACTGCGGGAAGCTACGACGTCATGGTCGTGGACGCCTTCGTGGGCTCCGAGCCCGTGGCCTCGCTGGCCACGGCCGAGGCCGCCGCGAGCGCCCGGCGCGCCCTCGGCCCCAAGGGAGTCTACCTGGCCAATGTGGTCTCGCGTGAGGGCGGCGCAGACGTGGGCTTTCTGCGCGGAGCCGTGGCGACTCTGGCCACGGCCTTCGCCCACGTGAGCGTGGTCTGTGCCACGGACGAGGCCCGGGCGGGCGAGGACAACTACCTCGTCATCGCCTCCGCCGCCGCGCTCGACCTCCCCGACGCCATAGCCTACGATGCCGACTTCCTGGGTCCCGTCCTACGTGACGCTGACTTGTGA